The following proteins are co-located in the Halictus rubicundus isolate RS-2024b chromosome 1, iyHalRubi1_principal, whole genome shotgun sequence genome:
- the Fer1hch gene encoding ferritin 1 heavy chain yields MKPIYVVFVTFFFIVGSLGEKLQCKNPSDEPKELSDMEKVCTGKLQSQIKTEINAALTYLSMGVHFAKDTNHRPGFSKFFFDAANEEREHAIKIIEYLLMRGEVMDGDSQIVNTKENIISSWSTGFDALQKALELEKNVTNSIHDIIKTCEEVKDYHLADYLTTDFLDEQYKGQRDLAGKISILSGMNGLGAPLGEFLFDKKLLNGEI; encoded by the exons ATGAAGCCGATTTACGTCGTATTCGTCACTTTCTTTTTCATTGTTGGATCGCTAGGAGAAAAACTACAAT GTAAAAATCCCTCTGATGAACCAAAAGAATTGTCAGATATGGAAAAGGTTTGTACAGGAAAATTACAGTCCCAGATTAAAACAGAAATTAATGCTGCTTTAACTTATCTTTCAATG GGCGTTCATTTTGCTAAAGATACAAATCATCGTCCTGGATTTAGCAAATTCTTTTTTGATGCTGCTAATGAAGAAAGAGAACATGCAATAAAAATCATTGAATATTTGTTAATGCGTGGTGAAGTGATGGATGGTGATTCGCAAATTGTGAATACTAAG GAAAACATAATTTCTTCCTGGTCAACCGGTTTTGATGCTCTCCAAAAAGCTCTAGAATTGGAAAAGAATGTTACAAATAGTATTCACGACATCATAAAGACATGTGAAGAAGTCAAAGATTATCAT CTGGCAGACTACCTCACTACTGACTTCTTGGACGAGCAATACAAAGGACAGCGTGATCTTGCTGGTAAAATCTCAATTTTAAGTGGAATGAATGGACTGGGCGCACCGTTGGGTGAATTCTTATTTGATAAGAAACTTTTGAATGGTGAAATTTAA
- the Fer2lch gene encoding ferritin 2 light chain isoform X1: MLFFCVLPLLLAAATAENCYKQIGEDCDTKHDQEANKKGTAKESCTAVYGVFSNNESSKTSTLTLLQELQGFANQNMKESFHLLLISSYFGNYNVPREGFKKLYRKYSDKLWEDSINVMKYIAKRGGVMNFEQPSHSVSDSNIPKKIIPLFEIQSLALVLDKQKNLAEKAFQIHNNALAHTHKDPAIAHYIEERFLEAHTDRIRDLSGYITELKSLSPANNSISSSIFVFDEYLQKSL, from the exons atGTTGTTCTTCTGTGTATTACCTCTTCTATTGGCAGCTGCGACTGctgaaaattgttataaacaaataggTGAAGATTGTGACACAAAGCATGACCAAGAGGCTAACAAAAAGGGTACCGCTAAAG AAAGTTGTACTGCTGTGTATGGAGTATTCTCAAACAATGAATCTAGTAAAACAAGCACATTGACGCTCCTTCAAGAATTACAAGGATTTGCGAATCAGAATATGAAAGAAAGTTTTCATCTTTTATTGATATCTAGTTACTTTGGCAATTATAATGTTCCTCGCGaaggatttaaaaaattatatcgtAAATATTCTGATAAACTATGGGAAGATTCCATTAATGTAATGAAATATATTGCCAAGCGTGGTGGTGTAATGAACTTTGAACAGCCATCGCATTCGGTA TCCGACAGCAATATACCCAAGAAGATCATTCCATTGTTTGAAATTCAGAGCTTGGCTTTGGTACTTGACAAACAGAAGAACCTGGCTGAGAAAGCATTCCAGATTCATAATAATGCGCTTGCTCACACACATAAGGATCCAGCTATTGCTCATTACATTGAAGAAAGGTTCTTGGAAGCACATACTGATCGTATACGGGATTTGTCCGGCTATATAACTGAATTGAAGAGTTTGTCGCCAGCTAATAACTCTATTTCTTCGTCAATATTCGTATTTGATGAATACCTTCAGAAAAGTTTGTAA
- the Fer2lch gene encoding ferritin 2 light chain isoform X2, which produces MLFFCVLPLLLAAATAENCYKQIGEDCDTKHDQEANKKESCTAVYGVFSNNESSKTSTLTLLQELQGFANQNMKESFHLLLISSYFGNYNVPREGFKKLYRKYSDKLWEDSINVMKYIAKRGGVMNFEQPSHSVSDSNIPKKIIPLFEIQSLALVLDKQKNLAEKAFQIHNNALAHTHKDPAIAHYIEERFLEAHTDRIRDLSGYITELKSLSPANNSISSSIFVFDEYLQKSL; this is translated from the exons atGTTGTTCTTCTGTGTATTACCTCTTCTATTGGCAGCTGCGACTGctgaaaattgttataaacaaataggTGAAGATTGTGACACAAAGCATGACCAAGAGGCTAACAAAAAGG AAAGTTGTACTGCTGTGTATGGAGTATTCTCAAACAATGAATCTAGTAAAACAAGCACATTGACGCTCCTTCAAGAATTACAAGGATTTGCGAATCAGAATATGAAAGAAAGTTTTCATCTTTTATTGATATCTAGTTACTTTGGCAATTATAATGTTCCTCGCGaaggatttaaaaaattatatcgtAAATATTCTGATAAACTATGGGAAGATTCCATTAATGTAATGAAATATATTGCCAAGCGTGGTGGTGTAATGAACTTTGAACAGCCATCGCATTCGGTA TCCGACAGCAATATACCCAAGAAGATCATTCCATTGTTTGAAATTCAGAGCTTGGCTTTGGTACTTGACAAACAGAAGAACCTGGCTGAGAAAGCATTCCAGATTCATAATAATGCGCTTGCTCACACACATAAGGATCCAGCTATTGCTCATTACATTGAAGAAAGGTTCTTGGAAGCACATACTGATCGTATACGGGATTTGTCCGGCTATATAACTGAATTGAAGAGTTTGTCGCCAGCTAATAACTCTATTTCTTCGTCAATATTCGTATTTGATGAATACCTTCAGAAAAGTTTGTAA